Proteins encoded by one window of Salvia splendens isolate huo1 chromosome 14, SspV2, whole genome shotgun sequence:
- the LOC121765087 gene encoding isochorismate synthase, chloroplastic-like, with the protein MAAGTTRQCIGRFMDIEPMKFSFSSPTAIARQSIHLPNHKYKELSSLSMNGCGGNPRAPLGLIETRTLGAAPTPAVAADRLSSALYNLKTTSPTSDSGIIRIEVPIVQQIEALEWLSCQNHSTLLPRCYFSGRDSTDIDHNDTSQKQKLVSVAGLGSAVSFSHLRPFSLDDWHSIKRFLSKNSPLIRAYGAMRFDARSDIAPEWEGFGSFYFMVPQVEFNEFQGSSMIAATIAWDNRLSRTYEEAIAALEATMWQVSSLVQRINGTSHRAVVLHQAHVPNQASWDSAVKQALDIITTKNSSLVKVVLARSSRVLTTVEIDPLEWLTSLQVEGVNAYQFCLQPPESPAFIGNTPERLFYRNRLSVCSEALAGTRARGGTESLDLQIGQDLLSSAKDHHEFSVVRESIRRKLEDVCTSTVVKPSKVLRKLPRVQHLYAKLTGTLQKEDDEFKILSSLHPTPAVCGLPSEEARVLISKTEMFDRGMYAGPVGWFGGAESEFAVGIRSALVGKDSGAILYAGTGIVEGSDSSLEWKELELKTSQFTKLMKHEAPLVPMREIVEL; encoded by the exons ATGGCAGCAGGTACAACTAGACAATGCATTGGCCGTTTCATGGACATTGAGCCCATGAAATTTTCTTTCTCATCCCCAACTGCAATTGCAAGACAATCAATCCATCTCCCTAATCAT aaatatAAAGAGCTCAGCTCCTTGTCCATGAATGGCTGCGGTGGCAATCCTCGAGCCCCTCTCGGCCTTATCGAAACCCGGACGCTTGGTGCTGCCCCCACTCCAGCTGTGGCGGCCGACCGCCTCAGCTCCGCCCTCTACAACCTCAAGACCACCTCTCCGACGTCGGATTCCGGCATTATTAGGATTGAG GTTCCGATCGTGCAGCAGATAGAAGCTCTTGAGTGGCTGTCTTGCCAGAACCACAGTACTCTCCTTCCTCGCTGTTACTTTTCCGGCAGAGATTCCACCGATATCGATCACAACGATACTTCTCAGAAGCAGAAGCTGGTGAGTGTTGCTGGCCTCGGCTCTGCTGTCTCCTTCAGCCATCTCCGCCCCTTCTCCTTGGACGATTGGCATTCCATCAAAAG GTTCTTGTCCAAAAATAGTCCATTGATTCGTGCTTATGGCGCAATGCGATTTGATGCAAGGTCTGATATAGCTCCCGAGTGGGAGGGTTTCGGTTCTTTCTACTTCATGGTCCCTCAG GTTGAGTTCAACGAGTTCCAAGGAAGTTCGATGATCGCAGCTACTATCGCATGGGACAATCGCCTGTCAAGGACCTACGAAGAAGCCATTGCTGCACTTGAGGCTACCATGTGGCAG GTTTCTTCACTTGTCCAGCGAATAAACGGAACTAGCCATCGTGCTGTTGTGCTCCACCAGGCTCATGTTCCCAATCAAGCTTCATGGGATTCAGCTGTTAAGCAAGCTCTGGACATCATAACTACGAAAAACTCATCGCTCGTTAAG GTTGTCCTCGCACGTAGCAGCAGAGTACTGACCACAGTAGAGATTGATCCCTTGGAGTGGCTCACAAGCTTACAG GTAGAAGGGGTCAATGCGTATCAGTTCTGTCTTCAGCCTCCCGAATCGCCAGCATTCATTGGCAACACC CCAGAGCGACTATTCTATCGAAACCGGCTCAGTGTCTGCAGTGAGGCTTTGGCTGGAACACGAGCTAGAGGCGGAACTGAGTCTCTAGATTTACAGATAGGACAAGATTTACTTTCCAG TGCCAAAGATCACCATGAGTTCTCTGTAGTACGAGAAAGTATTAGAAGAAAGCTCGAG GATGTTTGTACCTCCACAGTTGTTAAGCCTAGCAAGGTTCTACGTAAACTTCCACGCGTTCAACATCTTTATGCGAAACTGACTGGCACACTGCAGAAAGAAGATGATGAG TTTAAGATTTTGTCTTCCCTGCATCCAACTCCAGCTGTGTGTGGCCTTCCTTCAGAGGAGGCACGGGTGTTGATATCGAAAACTG AAATGTTTGATCGTGGAATGTATGCTGGCCCTGTTGGATGGTTTGGTGGTGCAGAGAGTGAGTTTGCTGTGGGAATAAGGTCAGCACTGGTTGGAAAG GATTCTGGCGCGATACTCTATGCTGGAACCGGGATCGTAGAAGGAAGCGATTCTTCCCTAGAATGGAAAGAACTGGAGCTGAAGACTTCACAG TTCACCAAACTGATGAAACACGAGGCACCTCTAGTGCCAATGAGGGAGATAGTCGAACTCTAA
- the LOC121765088 gene encoding tRNase Z TRZ1-like, giving the protein MASSGDTARESIDARSDNQKQQKKKKKRAGGEDLQIEGYPIGGLSIAGHETCVIMPSLNLAFDIGKCPQRAIAQQFLFISHGHMDHIGGLPMYVATRGLYRMAPPTIIVPKVIKESVEKLFEAHMAMDHSELEHTLVGLDVGEEFCVRKDLKVRAFKTYHVIPSQGYIVYSVKQKLKQEYSGRPGAELKSLRLSGVEITNTYTTPEIAFTGDTMSDFITDVDNADALRAKILIMESTYVDNLCTVENAKDYGHTHLSEIISHADRFENKAILLIHFSARYQLDVIENAISALPPPLAGRVFALTNGF; this is encoded by the exons ATGGCGTCCAGCGGCGATACTGCGCGAGAGTCAATCGACGCGAGATCGGATAATCAGAAACagcaaaagaagaaaaagaagagagctGGCGGGGAAGACCTCCAAATCGAGGGCTATCCAATCGGGGGATTGTCGATCGCGGGGCACGAGACTTGCGTGATTATGCCGTCTCTCAACTTGGCGTTTGATATTGGCAAGTGCCCCCAGCGCGCCATTGCGCAGCAGTTCCTCTTCATCTCCCACGGCCATATGGACCACATT GGAGGACTACCAATGTATGTTGCTACACGTGGCTTATACCGAATGGCGCCACCAACGATCATCGTGCCAAAAGTTATCAAGGAAAGTGTGGAAAAGCTTTTTGAAGCGCACATGGCCATGGATCATTCTGAACTTGAGCATACTCTGGTTGGTCTAGATGTGG GCGAAGAGTTTTGTGTAAGAAAGGACTTGAAAGTGAGAGCTTTTAAAACTTATCATGTTATTCCAAGCCAG GGATATATAGTATATTCTGTGAAACAAAAACTCAAGCAGGAATATTCTGGGCGACCTGGAGCTGAGTTAAAAAGTCTGAGGCTGTCAGGTGTTGAG ATTACAAACACATACACAACTCCTGAAATTGCATTTACGGGGGACACTATGTCAGACTTCATTACTGATGTAGACAATGCCGATGCTTTGAGGGCAAAAATTCTCATTATGGAG AGCACATACGTGGATAATTTATGCACGGTGGAGAATGCAAAAGATTATGGACATACTCATTTGTCCGAG ATAATTAGTCATGCAGATAGGTTTGAGAACAAAGCAATTCTTCTTATTCACTTTTCTGCTCGGTATCAATTGGAT GTCATTGAAAACGCCATTTCTGCACTCCCACCTCCTTTGGCTGGGCGAGTTTTCGCCCTCACAAATGGTTTTTGA
- the LOC121763817 gene encoding uncharacterized protein LOC121763817: MSLLEVIIKASSLIATRPDEETDYPIVLNPEPILLNLKPEYDSPQALNSVKKVTGWEISQTDNDLIELRHKFFKELRRKLKNTNSFGKAKFVETVTSHLESIANKMGVSTAAEKTEGAYVCKLVENLGVLMCSDVKGLILEGCISLELWNVLESLIVNGAVEHASTSSLIQTLIEKRRSDLVVLCLKHLLDLQAYDLMCILKYFLMLPSDGYRSLSSVREVWERQASLAIEKVSAKSVGGKEKSLAVLIMLGHDGFSVSELCLHYFIASANLDEVIFAACVSKLNGEELKVLIQYFGKWLRKYERFPQAGPCPKGSSALGLEVCDWIPSLENVVKYLGVVVDQHFSSVVLHSEFHELRSLEEVVSSLAVEVRLSGDLANLSGRLRIKRQAYLGNFAF; the protein is encoded by the exons ATGTCTTTGCTGGAAGTGATAATAAAAGCTTCGTCTTTAATCGCAACTCGACCCGACGAAGAAACCGATTACCCGATTGTTCTCAACCCGGAGCCTATTCTTCTCAATCTGAAGCCCGAGTACGATAGCCCGCAAGCTCTGAACTCTGTGAAAAAGGTTACTGGCTGGGAAATATCGCAAACAGATAATGATCTTATTGAATTAAGGCACAAATTTTTTAAGGAGCTGAGGAGGAAACTGAAAAACACGAATTCCTTCGGTAAAGCCAAGTTCGTGGAAACGGTAACTTCGCATTTGGAGAGTATCGCAAATAAAATGGGGGTTTCAACTGCTGCTGAAAAAACAGAAGGTGCGTATGTCTGTAAATTGGTAGAGAATTTGGGGGTTTTGATGTGTAGCGATGTTAAGGGCTTGATTTTGGAGGGCTGCATTAGTTTGGAGCTTTGGAATGTGTTGGAGAGTTTAATAGTTAATGGGGCTGTTGAACATGCTTCTACGTCGAGCTTGATTCAAACGTTGATCGAGAAAAGGCGATCGGATTTGGTTGTTTTGTGCTTGAAACACTTGTTAGACCTGCAGGCTTATGATTTGATGTGCATTTTGAAGTATTTCTTGATGCTTCCGAGTGATGGGTATAGAAGCTTGTCGAGTGTGAGGGAGGTTTGGGAGAGGCAAGCATCGTTGGCGATTGAGAAAGTTAGTGCTAAGAGCGTTGGCGGGAAAGAGAAGAGCTTGGCGGTCTTGATCATGTTGGGACATGATGGATTCTCGGTGTCTGAGCTGTGCTTGCATTATTTTATCGCATCTGCAAATCTTGATGAGGTTATATTCGCCGCTTGTGTGAGTAAGTTGAATGGTGAGGAGTTGAAGGTTTTGATACAGTACTTTGGGAAGTGGCTGAGGAAGTATGAGAGGTTTCCTCAAGCTGGCCCTTGTCCTAAGGGATCATCTGCATTGGGTTTGGAGGTTTGTGATTGGATTCCGAGTCTTGAAAACGTTGTCAAATATCTTGGTGTTGTTGTGGACCAGCATTTTTCGTCTGTGGTTTTGCATTCTGAATTCCATGAGCTGAGATCCTTAGAAGAAGTTGTTAGTTCCTTAGCTGTTGAGGTGAGGCTCAGTGGTGATTTGGCAAATTTGAGTGGGAGGTTGAGAATCAAGCGCCAAG CATACTTGGGGAATTTTGCATTTTGA
- the LOC121763816 gene encoding WRKY transcription factor 72A-like, with protein sequence MDISLHKSGLKEESKPSDVESCAKVFDLHPVLVVTNMERPSPESESRSPSSAKKEQLDDQLGSAKAEMDEVMEENQRLKTHLDRILKDYRTLQMQYRDVEAAKSPHQSYHDLTAAAAADHELIDLSLAMSSTDKKGEAPKIRDDKQGLSLGPDCKFDLPEKSPVTINLTPENSIEEVKGEAGEAWPLRGVKNGRDGGGEDEISQQNPTKRARVSVRVRCDTPTMNDGCQWRKYGQKISKGNPCPRAYYRCTVAPSCPVRKQVQRCAEDMSILTTTYEGTHNHPLPASATAMASTTSAAASMLMSGSSTSGTGPNSFSSTTTNANLHGLNFYLSDNSRTKPAFYLPNPSISSSPSYPTITLDLTTSSSSSSSHLNRLGSGSFVPRYSTTNLNFSSLESNPLPISYNNSLLTHGQQSFNRNQNVSSLSFGSQPYETLYQSYLQKTQSNPNSNQQHLGPDTIAAATKAITSDPSFQNVLAAALTSIIGGSGGGPTANHNAVEKSSGFPILSSFPPTSNANKCAPSFMNKSSSSTSSQHPGLALLSPPFPFSSSNKSKSNSPADNRDHV encoded by the exons ATGGATATTTCCTTGCACAAATCTGGTCTCAAAGAGGAGAGCAAACCTTCTGATGTAGAAAGTTGTGCCAAGGTGTTCGATCTTCATCCG GTTTTGGTTGTAACAAACATGGAAAGACCATCGCCTGAGTCTGAGTCTAGATCACCTTCATCTGCCAAAAAGGAACAG TTGGATGATCAACTTGGATCAGCCAAAGCAGAAATGGATGAAGTGATGGAAGAAAATCAACGGCTTAAGACGCATTTAGATCGAATTCTCAAGGATTACCGAACCCTACAAATGCAATACAGAGATGTGGAAGCAGCAAAATCTCCTCATCAAAGCTATCACGATCtcacagcagcagcagcagctgatCATGAACTCATTGATCTCAGCTTAGCAATGAGCTCCACCGACAAAAAAGGCGAAGCGCCTAAAATCCGAGATGATAAACAAGGACTGTCGCTAGGGCCTGATTGCAAATTCGACTTGCCTGAGAAGTCTCCGGTGACTATTAATTTGACCCCCGAGAATAGTATAGAAGAAGTGAAGGGGGAAGCCGGAGAGGCATGGCCGCTTAGAGGCGTCAAGAATGGGAGAGACGGCGGAGGAGAAGATGAGATTTCACAACAAAACCCTACTAAACGAGCTAGGGTTTCTGTCCGAGTTAGATGCGACACACCAACG ATGAATGATGGTTGTCAATGGAGGAAGTACGGACAGAAGATTTCCAAGGGGAATCCATGCCCTCGTGCATACTATCGTTGCACTGTCGCACCATCCTGCCCTGTTAGAAAACAG GTACAAAGATGCGCGGAGGATATGTCGATCCTGACCACAACGTACGAAGGCACGCACAACCATCCACTCCCGGCCTCGGCTACCGCCATGGCCTCCACCACTTCCGCCGCAGCCTCAATGCTCATGTCCGGTTCCTCAACCTCAGGAACCGGGCCGAACTCTttctcctccaccaccaccaatgCGAACCTCCACGGCCTAAACTTCTACCTTTCCGACAATTCAAGAACGAAACCAGCCTTCTACCTCCCAAATCCCTCAATCTCATCGTCACCTTCATATCCAACCATCACTCTCGATCTCACCACCTCCTCATCCTCGTCCTCATCCCATCTAAACCGCCTAGGCAGCGGAAGCTTCGTTCCGAGATACTCGACCACAAACCTAAACTTCAGCTCTCTAGAATCCAACCCTCTCCCAATTTCTTACAACAATTCTTTGCTAACACATGGCCAACAATCCTTCAACAGAAACCAAAATGTATCTTCTCTAAGCTTCGGATCACAACCCTACGAAACCCTATACCAATCCTACTTGCAAAAAACTCAATCAAACCCTAACTCTAATCAACAACATTTAGGGCCAGACACCATTGCAGCTGCAACAAAAGCAATCACATCAGACCCTAGCTTCCAAAACGTCCTAGCCGCCGCTCTAACCTCCATTATCGGTGGCTCAGGTGGTGGCCCCACCGCCAACCATAACGCAGTCGAGAAATCAAGTGGTTTCCCCATTCTATCTAGCTTTCCGCCAACTTCAAATGCGAACAAATGTGCACCGAGTTTCATGAACAAGTCTTCGTCCTCAACGAGCTCTCAACACCCTGGTTTGGCGCTTCTTTCGCCTCCTTTTCCATTTTCGAGCTCGAATAAAAGCAAGTCTAACTCACCGGCTGACAACCGGGATCATGTATAG
- the LOC121763596 gene encoding ubiquitin-conjugating enzyme E2 2-like, with protein sequence MSTAARKRLMRDFKGLQQDPPAGISGAPQENNIMLWNAVIFGPDDTPWDGGAFRMTLQFIEDYPNKPPTVRFVSRMFHPNIYADGSICLDILQNQWSPIYDVAAILTSIQSLLSDPNPNSPANSEAARMFSENKREYNRKVREIVEQSWTAD encoded by the exons ATGTCGACTGCAGCCAGGAAGAGACTGATGAGGGACTTCAAGGGGTTGCAGCAGGACCCTCCCGCGGGTATCAGTGGTGCGCCACAAGAGAATAATATTATGCTCTGGAACGCGGTTATATTTGG TCCAGATGATACACCTTGGGATGGAG GTGCGTTTAGAATGACTCTTCAGTTCATAGAAGACTATCCAAACAAGCCACCAACTGTTCGGTTTGTTTCTCGAATGTTCCATCCAAACA tttatgcGGATGGAAGCATATGTTTGGACATCCTGCAAAATCAGTGGAGTCCTATATATGATGTAGCTGCTATACTTACATCTATCCAG TCATTGCTGTCTGACCCAAATCCAAATTCTCCTGCGAACTCTGAAGCTGCTCGGATGTTCAGTGAGAATAAGCGGGAATATAATCGCAAGGTGAGGGAAATTGTTGAGCAAAGCTGGACTGCTGACTGA
- the LOC121763595 gene encoding uncharacterized protein LOC121763595, with protein MSAAMDDSAAKDQGKSTSRLLRYPLRSATRSKEEKPPLADSTNSHSATKRGRLASSVTKSVSVLDLSGKEKSAKPPRRLSVPSKSNATPASKSFGSSITPISEARSKRAAVNQGKSDTPLSYASKSSNRKKFNVLASASYWLTHIKHSETAGKHSISLGFFKLALEAGCEPMQKMSDELKSYVRKHELSGLEESVKELIEGYKISENYEPSDASIAGSEAPAEPNQSSEDDARSSSSSITDAEKVKPKSLPTASDEIKQAKQSKDESVKKTRRSVSKIPAISKPASEVRGRSIQRKPSKPAKQDSAKGDDKLKKQGKKPAKAVEPVNSQPDEAVLEDKENMAVSQTEEVASAV; from the exons ATGTCTGCTGCTATGGATGATTCCGCTGCCAAAGACCAAG GAAAATCGACCTCGAGGCTTCTCCGGTATCCGCTCCGATCTGCTACAAGATCCAAGGAGGAGAAACCGCCGCTCGCCGACTCCACAAACTCCCACTCTGCCACTAAAAG GGGAAGGCTTGCCTCAAGTGTGACTAAGAGTGTGAGTGTTCTTGATCTCTCGGGCAAGGAGAAGTCTGCCAAGCCTCCTAGACGCCTCTCTGTTCCCTCCAAGTCCAACGCCACCCCTGCTTCCAAGTCTTTTGGCAGTAGTATCACGCCTATTTCTGAGGCGAGATCAAAGAGGGCTGCTGTTAACCAAGGAAAGAGCGACACACCTCTATCCTATGCTTCGAAATCATCCAACCGGAAGAAATTCAACGTGCTAGCATCAGCATCTTACTGGCTGACTCATATTAAGCACTCTGAAACTGCTGGCAAGCACTCCATCTCTCTTGGCTTCTTCAAGCTAGCTTTGGAGGCCGGATGCGAG CCTATGCAGAAGATGAGCGATGAGCTGAAGTCATATGTGCGCAAACACGAACTTTCTGGACTTGAAGAATCTGTCAAAGAACTGATTGAGGGCTATAAGATTTCTGAGAACTATGAGCCCTCAGATGCATCTATAGCTGGCTCTGAAGCACCTGCAGAACCTAACCAGTCATCCGAAGATGATGCTCGTAGCTCCTCATCTTCTATTACTGATGCTGAGAAGGTGAAGCCAAAGTCACTGCCCACAGCTTCTGATGAGATTAAACAAGCCAAGCAATCTAAAGATGAGTCTGTGAAGAAGACCAGAAGGTCAGTGTCCAAGATTCCTGCAATCTCGAAGCCTGCttctgaagtcaggggacgtagCATCCAAAGGAAACCTTCAAAACCGGCGAAGCAAGATTCTGCTAAAGGAGATGACAAGCTGAagaagcaggggaagaagcccgCAAAAG CTGTGGAGCCAGTAAACTCTCAGCCAGATGAAGCTGTTCTAGAAGACAAAGAAAACATG GCTGTATCACAGACGGAGGAGGTGGCTTCAGCAGTTTAG
- the LOC121765480 gene encoding ABC transporter A family member 2-like: protein METRVGFPLLWQQYKALLFKNLLLSWRNKRSTFLQLFSSLFFIALIFFIQEATEARYASSSSFRNNDDPKPLVAPPIPPCEDKYYAKMPCFDFVWSGNDNSRIREIVRRIRANNPGRPIPDDKVIGFRTPNDTDDWLASNPMQCAGALHFMDRNATVISYGIQTNSTPLAKRGNFEDPTFKFQIPLQLAAEREIARSLVGDASFSWVVSIKEFAHPALEIFSAVQNAGPTFFLAIAMFSFVFQISALITEKELKLRQTMTMMGLYDTAYWLSWVTWEGILTLISSLLTVLFGMMFQFDFFLKNSFTVVFLLFYLFQLSMVGLAFLLSAFISKSSSSTTVGYFIFIIGFLTQLVTTFGFPYGQDFSKTYQTVWSFFPPNLFAAGLNLLSQATETPQDPGISWKGRLRCAPGDEECVITINDIYIWLVSTSCLWFVLAIYLDNILPNASGVRKPIFYFLVPGYWTGKGGNKLAEGSICSCMRSIPSLENIHPDDEDVQEEETIVKQQAAGANVDSSIAVQIRGLVKTYAGATKIGCCRCKRTSPYHALKGIWMNFPKDQLFCLLGPNGAGKTTAINCLTGITPVTSGDALIYGNSIRNSTGMSTIWRMIGVCPQFDVLWDALSGQEHLYLFASIKGLTPASIKSVVEKLLGEVKLTESAKVRAGSYSGGMRRRLSVAIALIGEPKLVIMDEPTTGMDPITRRHVWDVIEGAKRGRAIILTTHSMEEADILGDRIGIMAKGRLRCIGTSIRLKSRFGTGFIANISFVGDVSSPPDQADTQNNSQHEAVKEFFESHLDVTPKEESKSFLTFVIPHEKEKLLKNFFTELQEKEKEFGISDIQLGLTTLEEVFLNIAKQAELETAAAEGTFATLILNTGVSLQVPIGARFIGIPGTESAESPRGIMVQVYWQQDDSGSLCISGYSQEMPIPSHVQLQPGSSASHTNTSGRRKKIHGIVIDPSQITESDLRS from the exons ATGGAAACGCGGGTTGGATTTCCACTGCTGTGGCAGCAGTACAAAGCTCTGCTCTTCAAAAATCTGTTGCTCTCATGGCGGAACAAGCGCTCCACTTTCCTCCAGCTCTTCTCCTCGCTCTTCTTCATCGCTCTCATTTTCTTCATCCAGGAAGCCACCGAGGCGCGCtacgcctcctcctcttccttcaGAAACAATGACGACCCCAAGCCGCTGGTGGCGCCGCCTATTCCGCCGTGCGAGGACAAGTACTACGCTAAGATGCCCTGCTTTGACTTCGTGTGGAGTGGGAATGACAATTCCAGGATTCGAGAAATTGTGCGGAGGATCAGAGCGAATAACCCTGGCAGGCCCATTCCTGATGACAAG GTTATAGGCTTCAGAACACCAAATGACACGGACGATTGGCTTGCCAGCAATCCCATGCAGTGTGCTGGTGCTCTCCATTTCATGGATAGAAATGCTACTGTAATTAGCTACGGGATACAGACTAATTCTACTCCACTTGCTAAGCGAGGGAATTTTGAAGATCCAacatttaaatttcaaattccgCTTCAGCTTGCTGCGGAGCGAGAAATTGCAAGATCTCTAGTGGGAG ATGCCAGCTTTAGTTGGGTTGTCAGTATAAAGGAATTCGCCCACCCTGCACTTGAAATATTTTCTGCTGTGCAGAACGCAGGACCGACCTTTTTCTTGGCCATTGCCATGTTTTCTTTTGTCTTCCAAATCAGTGCTTTGATAACAGAAAAAGAACTCAAACTTCGACAG ACTATGACGATGATGGGTCTTTATGATACTGCATATTGGCTATCATGGGTCACATGGGAGGGAATACTCACTCTTATTTCATCCCTTCTAACAGTACTTTTCGGGATGATGTTCCAATTTGACTTCTTTTTGAAAAACAGTTTCACCGTTGTCTTCCTCTTATTTTACCTTTTCCAATTGAGTATG GTTGGTTTAGCCTTTTTGCTGTCTGCCTTTATTAGCAAGTCATCTTCATCCACAACTGTGGGCTACTTCATCTTTATCATAGGTTTCTTAACTCAG CTTGTCACAACATTTGGATTTCCTTACGGCCAGGACTTCTCAAAGACCTACCAAACAGTGTGGTCATTCTTCCCACCTAATCTTTTTGCAGCAGGTTTAAACTTGCTTTCACAGGCTACTGAAACTCCTCAAGATCCTGGTATCAGCTGGAAAGGGAGGTTGAGATGTGCACCTGGTGATGAAGAATGTGTCATAACAATC AATGATATTTACATTTGGCTTGTATCAACTTCCTGTTTGTGGTTCGTTCTGGCCATCTACTTGGACAATATACTCCCAAATGCATCTGGTGTAAGAAAACCAATATTCTACTTTCTAGTTCCTGGGTACTGGACTGGGAAAGGTGGAAACAAATTAGCAG AGGGAAGCATTTGCAGTTGTATGAGATCAATTCCATCTTTGGAAAACATTCACCCGGATGATGAGGATGTACAAGAAGAGGAAACCATAGTGAAACAGCAAGCTGCAGGAGCCAATGTCGACTCAAGCATTGCAGTTCAAATACGTGGTCTTGTGAAAACTTATGCTGGGGCAACAAAGATTGGTTGCTGCAGGTGCAAAAGAACCTCTCCTTACCATGCCCTCAAG GGCATATGGATGAACTTCCCCAAGGATCAGCTGTTTTGCCTTCTCGGGCCTAACGGAGCTGGGAAAACTACTGCTATCAATTGTTTAACTGGGATTACACCAGTCACTAGTGGAGATG CTTTAATCTATGGGAATTCTATACGGAACTCTACTGGGATGTCAACCATCTGGAGGATGATAGGAGTCTGTCCTCAG TTCGATGTCCTGTGGGACGCACTATCTGGTCAAGAGCACCTTTACTTGTTTGCCAGCATCAAAGGTCTGACCCCTGCTTCGATTAAATCG GTTGTAGAGAAATTACTAGGAGAAGTCAAACTTACTGAATCAGCTAAAGTCAGAGCCGGTAGCTATAGTGGGGGAATGAGACGCCGTCTCAGTGTTGCTATTGCCCTAATTGGTGAACCAAAGCTGGTTATTATGGATGAGCCG ACGACAGGTATGGATCCAATAACTAGGAGGCATGTCTGGGACGTCATTGAAGGGGCTAAGAGGGGACGTGCAATTATTTTAACAACTCATTCAATGGAAGAGGCAGATATCTTAGGTGATCGAATAGGAATTATGGCGAAAGGTAGACTTCGCTGCATTGGGACGTCAATAAGGTTAAAGTCGCGGTTTGGAACAGGGTTTATTGCCAATATAAGCTTTGTAGGGGATGTTAGTAGTCCTCCAGATCAGGCAGACACTCAGAATAATTCTCAACATGAAGCTGTGAAAGAGTTCTTCGAATCT CATTTGGATGTTACACCTAAAGAGGAGAGTAAATCCTTCTTGACCTTCGTTATCCCCCATGAAAAGGAGAAGCTATTGAAG AACTTCTTCACTGAGCTCcaggagaaagagaaagagttCGGCATATCTGACATCCAACTCGGGCTGACAACTCTTGAAGAAGTATTTCTGAATATAGCAAAACAGGCAGAGCTGGAAACTGCTGCAGCTGAGGGCACCTTTGCTACTCTCATTCTAAATACCGGGGTGTCTCTTCAA GTTCCAATTGGAGCAAGGTTTATCGGTATTCCAGGAACAGAATCGGCAGAAAGTCCTAGGGGTATAATGGTACAAGTGTACTGGCAGCAAGATGATTCTGGATCACTCTGCATCTCTGGTTACTCTCAGGAGATGCCTATACCGTCTCATGTGCAGCTTCAACCTGGCTCTTCCGCATCTCACACAAATACTTCTGGAAGACGAAAGAAAATTCATGGAATCGTGATCGATCCTTCACAGATTACAGAGTCGGATTTGCGCTCTTGA